A genomic stretch from Lathyrus oleraceus cultivar Zhongwan6 chromosome 2, CAAS_Psat_ZW6_1.0, whole genome shotgun sequence includes:
- the LOC127119455 gene encoding transcription factor BHLH089 isoform X2 produces the protein MDPAPIINAAPNTLSFHPPEIWQFPPSTTPHFDHAFAAEVPARQFLGPDLTLLNHGRKRRHTEEDSVKGVSTSNDVNGDDGKRIKTSGDSKDEEVVGEDISSGKHAEKTTDEPHPKQDYIHVRARRGQATDSHSLAERARREKISERMKTLQDLVPGCNKVIGKALVLDEIINYIQSLHHQVELEAVNSRLTPEMFPPKAFDQQTYDATPIPFASQATREYSRGSSPEWLHMQVGGGFERST, from the exons ATGGATCCAGCGCCAATAATCAACGCTGCTCCCAACACGCTGTCGTTTCACCCACCGGAGATCTGGCAGTTCCCACCCTCCACAACACCGCACTTCGACCATGCTTTCGCAGCGGAAGTTCCCGCTAGACAATTCCTAGGTCCTGACCTGACACTTCTGAACCATGGCCGGAAAAGGCGCCACACGGAGGAGGATTCTGTTAAAGGCGTTTCCACCAGCAACGACGTG AATGGTGATGATGGAAAAAGGATTAAGACATCGGGTGACAGTAAAGATGAGGAAGTAGTAGGAGAAGACATCAGTTCAGGAAAGCATGCGGAAAAAACTACGGATGAGCCACATCCTAAGCAAGATTATATTCATGTTCGAGCTAGAAGAGGTCAAGCTACTGATAGCCACAGCCTTGCTGAAAGA GCTAGAAGAGAAAAGATTAGTGAAAGGATGAAAACTCTTCAGGATTTAGTCCCTGGTTGCAACAAG GTTATTGGGAAAGCATTGGTCCTTGATGAGATAATAAATTATATCCAATCGCTTCATCACCAAGTAGAG CTGGAAGCAGTAAATTCAAGATTGACACCTGAAATGTTTCCTCCTAAAGCT TTTGATCAGCAAACATATGACGCAACCCCCATACCATTTGCTTCACAAGCTACAAGAGAGTACAGCCGGGGTTCATCACCAGAGTGGTTACATATGCAGGTGGGAGGTGGTTTTGAAAGATCGACGTAA
- the LOC127119455 gene encoding transcription factor BHLH089 isoform X1 has product MDPAPIINAAPNTLSFHPPEIWQFPPSTTPHFDHAFAAEVPARQFLGPDLTLLNHGRKRRHTEEDSVKGVSTSNDVNGDDGKRIKTSGDSKDEEVVGEDISSGKHAEKTTDEPHPKQDYIHVRARRGQATDSHSLAERARREKISERMKTLQDLVPGCNKVIGKALVLDEIINYIQSLHHQVEFLSMKLEAVNSRLTPEMFPPKAFDQQTYDATPIPFASQATREYSRGSSPEWLHMQVGGGFERST; this is encoded by the exons ATGGATCCAGCGCCAATAATCAACGCTGCTCCCAACACGCTGTCGTTTCACCCACCGGAGATCTGGCAGTTCCCACCCTCCACAACACCGCACTTCGACCATGCTTTCGCAGCGGAAGTTCCCGCTAGACAATTCCTAGGTCCTGACCTGACACTTCTGAACCATGGCCGGAAAAGGCGCCACACGGAGGAGGATTCTGTTAAAGGCGTTTCCACCAGCAACGACGTG AATGGTGATGATGGAAAAAGGATTAAGACATCGGGTGACAGTAAAGATGAGGAAGTAGTAGGAGAAGACATCAGTTCAGGAAAGCATGCGGAAAAAACTACGGATGAGCCACATCCTAAGCAAGATTATATTCATGTTCGAGCTAGAAGAGGTCAAGCTACTGATAGCCACAGCCTTGCTGAAAGA GCTAGAAGAGAAAAGATTAGTGAAAGGATGAAAACTCTTCAGGATTTAGTCCCTGGTTGCAACAAG GTTATTGGGAAAGCATTGGTCCTTGATGAGATAATAAATTATATCCAATCGCTTCATCACCAAGTAGAG TTTTTGTCGATGAAGCTGGAAGCAGTAAATTCAAGATTGACACCTGAAATGTTTCCTCCTAAAGCT TTTGATCAGCAAACATATGACGCAACCCCCATACCATTTGCTTCACAAGCTACAAGAGAGTACAGCCGGGGTTCATCACCAGAGTGGTTACATATGCAGGTGGGAGGTGGTTTTGAAAGATCGACGTAA